The Sulfurimonas hydrogeniphila genome includes a window with the following:
- the hemB gene encoding porphobilinogen synthase gives MFQRFRRTRLNKHLRALVRETHVTVDDFIYPLFIRSGEGIKTEVASMPGVYQMSIDEAVKECAVLKKLGLYSIILFGIPDVKDSIGSDALCEHGIIASAVREIKKAHPDMFVVTDLCFCEYTDHGHCGIIDDDRETVDNDATLEISGQQAIIHAKAGADMIAPSGMMDGIIETLRTYLDRAGYKELPIMAYSTKFASGYYGPFRDVAESTPSFGDRSSYQMDPANRREAIAESKSDEEQGADILMVKPALAYLDIVREIKDNTSLPMAVYNVSGEYAMLKFAGLNNLIDYERVVMETMIAFKRAGADIIISYHAKEVAQMLKNR, from the coding sequence ATGTTTCAAAGATTTCGCAGAACCAGACTAAACAAGCATCTCCGTGCGCTTGTAAGAGAAACACATGTAACTGTAGATGATTTTATATATCCGCTTTTTATCCGTAGCGGTGAAGGTATTAAAACCGAAGTGGCATCCATGCCGGGTGTTTATCAGATGAGTATTGATGAGGCTGTAAAAGAGTGTGCGGTGCTTAAAAAATTAGGATTGTATTCGATTATTCTTTTTGGAATTCCCGATGTCAAAGATTCCATAGGCAGTGATGCTTTGTGTGAACACGGGATTATCGCTTCAGCAGTACGGGAGATAAAAAAAGCACACCCTGATATGTTTGTCGTCACAGATTTGTGTTTTTGTGAATATACCGATCACGGGCATTGCGGCATAATTGATGATGATCGTGAAACAGTTGATAATGATGCCACTTTGGAGATTTCCGGACAGCAGGCAATTATACATGCTAAAGCAGGTGCAGATATGATAGCACCTTCGGGTATGATGGACGGTATTATAGAAACTTTGCGAACATACCTGGACAGAGCAGGGTATAAAGAGTTGCCGATTATGGCATACTCTACAAAATTTGCAAGTGGATATTACGGACCGTTTCGTGATGTGGCTGAATCAACTCCTAGTTTTGGTGACCGCTCCTCGTACCAGATGGATCCTGCAAACCGCCGTGAAGCGATTGCTGAGAGTAAAAGTGATGAAGAGCAGGGGGCTGATATTTTGATGGTAAAGCCTGCTTTGGCTTATTTGGACATTGTGCGTGAGATTAAAGACAACACTTCGCTTCCGATGGCTGTTTATAATGTAAGCGGTGAGTATGCTATGCTGAAATTTGCCGGTCTGAATAATTTGATAGACTATGAACGCGTGGTGATGGAGACGATGATAGCATTTAAACGTGCAGGCGCTGACATAATTATCTCATATCATGCAAAAGAAGTAGCACAAATGCTCAAAAATCGCTAA
- the ribA gene encoding GTP cyclohydrolase II: MQIKISDVADLPSRFGDFNVQAFKQGQKEHLVICAKELAEVPIVRVHSECLTGDAIGSLKCDCRDQLEYGLQMADKTGGMVIYLRQEGRNIGLLNKINAYALQDKGLNTIEANHQLGFAADERTYEVVTFILHHYNIKKIKLLTNNPDKVNSISGVEIVERIPIIMKPNKHNEGYLDVKRDGMGHLL, translated from the coding sequence ATGCAAATAAAAATATCTGATGTGGCAGATTTGCCCTCAAGATTCGGTGATTTCAATGTACAGGCTTTTAAACAAGGGCAAAAAGAGCATCTTGTTATTTGTGCAAAAGAGTTGGCTGAAGTGCCGATAGTACGTGTTCACTCGGAGTGTCTTACCGGAGATGCCATAGGCAGTTTAAAATGCGACTGCCGTGACCAGCTTGAGTATGGTTTGCAAATGGCTGATAAAACCGGCGGAATGGTAATCTATCTTCGGCAGGAGGGAAGAAACATAGGACTTTTAAACAAAATCAACGCCTATGCCCTGCAGGACAAAGGGCTCAATACCATAGAGGCCAACCATCAACTCGGTTTTGCTGCAGATGAGCGTACCTATGAAGTCGTCACTTTTATTTTGCATCATTACAATATCAAAAAAATAAAACTGCTGACCAACAATCCTGACAAAGTAAACTCGATCAGCGGTGTTGAAATTGTTGAGAGGATTCCCATTATTATGAAACCGAACAAGCATAATGAAGGATACCTTGATGTCAAGCGCGACGGAATGGGACATCTTTTATAA
- a CDS encoding CZB domain-containing protein — MTKEKTIDAMEHAREAHIEQMTKIKFLIEGKNIDNLTPVSKMKCEFGKWFYDDTQEIKSVLGVQFYESLDRIHEEWHIQYAKIHAIFTGAKEEGFFSKLFKTHKVDDLELEKAKVYYKDLEEITKDLLRLLETSKRRVQALSASKFS; from the coding sequence ATGACGAAAGAAAAAACAATAGATGCGATGGAACATGCCCGTGAGGCACATATAGAGCAGATGACAAAAATAAAGTTTTTGATTGAAGGCAAAAATATTGACAATTTAACACCTGTGTCGAAAATGAAGTGTGAATTTGGGAAGTGGTTTTATGATGATACCCAAGAAATAAAAAGTGTTTTAGGTGTTCAGTTTTATGAGAGTCTAGACAGGATACATGAAGAGTGGCATATACAGTATGCCAAAATCCATGCTATTTTTACGGGTGCAAAAGAGGAGGGTTTTTTTTCCAAACTGTTTAAAACACATAAGGTAGATGATTTGGAACTTGAAAAGGCAAAAGTATATTATAAAGATCTTGAAGAGATTACAAAAGATCTGCTGAGACTTCTTGAGACAAGCAAAAGAAGAGTGCAGGCCCTGAGCGCATCAAAGTTTTCCTGA
- a CDS encoding PAS domain-containing protein: MKHPEPINNQIKLNPKKYIVSKTDPKGIIEYGNDYFVEISGYSESELIGKPHSIIRHPDMPKVVFKMMWDRINDAKNIIAVVKNLAKDGSYYWVVTEFEPKIDPITNKIISHTAYRKAAPQKAVDTMEPIYAKLLEIEQEGGMEASEKYLRGFFEEKQITYDEFINDLVGNKGLFKIFFTAMKKIFS, from the coding sequence TTGAAACACCCAGAACCAATTAATAACCAAATCAAATTAAATCCAAAAAAATATATAGTTTCCAAAACAGATCCAAAAGGAATCATCGAATACGGCAATGATTATTTTGTAGAAATCTCCGGATACAGTGAATCAGAACTTATCGGAAAACCTCACAGTATCATACGACATCCTGATATGCCAAAAGTTGTATTTAAAATGATGTGGGACAGAATCAATGATGCAAAAAACATCATCGCTGTTGTGAAAAATCTTGCCAAAGACGGAAGTTACTACTGGGTTGTCACAGAATTTGAGCCAAAAATAGATCCTATTACAAACAAAATCATCTCTCATACGGCATACAGAAAAGCCGCTCCGCAAAAAGCAGTTGATACAATGGAACCGATTTATGCAAAACTGCTTGAGATCGAGCAGGAAGGCGGGATGGAAGCAAGTGAAAAATACTTAAGAGGATTTTTTGAAGAAAAACAAATCACTTATGACGAGTTTATCAATGACCTTGTTGGAAACAAAGGTCTGTTCAAAATTTTCTTTACAGCTATGAAAAAAATATTTTCATAA
- the rsmG gene encoding 16S rRNA (guanine(527)-N(7))-methyltransferase RsmG: protein MDLKTTLAHDKIELPNNFFQNIQKYKEHLFKWNKIHNLTGAKSERTINEFIYDAVFPVSFLPKVDSLLDIGTGAGFPGMILAFALPHTEVTLVEPLTKRASFLQFVKADLGLDNVKVVKKRVEEMQPKVFDLITSRAVTDTKMLLSLSKNFRDAHSKLLFYKGEKVFDEIEADIDIKHKIIETKNRHYLLLGEEL, encoded by the coding sequence TTGGATTTAAAAACAACACTGGCTCATGACAAAATAGAGTTACCAAATAATTTTTTTCAAAACATACAAAAATACAAAGAGCATCTCTTTAAATGGAATAAAATTCATAATCTTACAGGTGCAAAAAGTGAACGGACTATAAATGAGTTCATTTATGATGCGGTTTTTCCTGTCAGTTTTTTACCAAAAGTAGACTCCCTCCTCGACATAGGCACCGGTGCCGGATTTCCGGGAATGATTTTGGCATTTGCACTGCCGCACACAGAGGTAACACTTGTAGAGCCTTTAACAAAACGGGCAAGTTTTTTGCAGTTTGTCAAGGCTGATTTGGGACTTGACAATGTAAAAGTCGTAAAAAAACGGGTTGAAGAGATGCAGCCGAAAGTATTTGATCTTATCACATCACGTGCCGTCACAGACACAAAAATGCTTTTATCTCTCAGTAAAAATTTTCGGGATGCTCATTCAAAGCTGCTTTTTTACAAAGGTGAAAAAGTTTTTGATGAAATTGAAGCTGATATTGATATAAAACATAAAATAATTGAAACAAAAAACAGACACTATTTACTTCTAGGAGAAGAATTATGA
- a CDS encoding PP0621 family protein, whose product MILKILIIGAVIAAVYFLFFKTKPEAKVTKKNTKKDSAKPDADEMVECTSCGVYAEIQECILSNGKYYCSRECLQKGK is encoded by the coding sequence ATGATACTGAAAATACTTATAATCGGAGCAGTTATTGCTGCGGTTTACTTTCTGTTTTTCAAGACAAAACCAGAAGCAAAAGTTACAAAAAAGAACACGAAAAAAGACTCCGCAAAGCCCGATGCCGATGAAATGGTGGAGTGTACAAGCTGTGGTGTTTATGCGGAAATACAAGAGTGTATTCTCAGTAACGGAAAATACTACTGCTCTCGCGAATGTTTACAAAAGGGAAAATAA